A single region of the Lotus japonicus ecotype B-129 chromosome 4, LjGifu_v1.2 genome encodes:
- the LOC130716047 gene encoding lipid transfer protein EARLI 1-like — MASKTCSSLAVFLTLNLIFFSLVSACNSGCPGPNPKPKPSPSPKPKPNPNPSPSSGGSCPRDALKLGVCANVLNGLLNVTLGQPPVTPCCTLLDGLVDLEAAVCLCTALKANILGINLNLPISLSLLLNVCSKKVPRDFQCA; from the coding sequence ATGGCCTCCAAAACTTGTTCCTCCCTTGCTGTTTTCCTCACACTCAACCTCATCTTCTTTTCACTAGTCTCTGCTTGTAATAGTGGATGCCCTGGTCCAAACCCAAAGCCCAAGCCCAGCCCAAGCCCAAAGCcaaagccaaaccccaaccctaGCCCATCTTCAGGTGGTTCATGCCCCCGTGACGCTCTCAAACTAGGCGTGTGTGCCAATGTGCTAAATGGGTTGTTGAACGTGACATTGGGTCAACCACCAGTGACACCGTGCTGCACCCTCCTCGACGGTCTTGTTGATCTTGAAGCTGCTGTCTGCCTCTGCACTGCCCTAAAAGCTAACATTTTGGGCATCAACCTCAACCTTCCCATCTCACTCAGCTTGCTCCTCAACGTTTGCTCAAAGAAAGTCCCACGTGACTTCCAATGCGCCTAA
- the LOC130712858 gene encoding uncharacterized protein LOC130712858 — MNKGDAVEANKGCSSSAPPPCWKNLLKEFEELTSDEVTSLWDSKIDFNSLVETNLVFEADREKMRNIGLKEACQAMMTKGLEIAAISKMIELESAGFDGLASAKLVEGKEKEIGKMKATLKLLDKSNKANEKKAADLASEIGSLKKTAEENNASIQALTKENEKTKADLTQMTTVRNQVLEENSNLKTEVAELKCSVLDQLEAGFAKAIQQISFLNPDLAINYEGSNPYARIVDNKLISPDNADGEGEDEDEDEEEEEGEGKKNEEANVNNKEGEGENN; from the coding sequence ATGAACAAAGGTGATGCTGTTGAGGCGAACAAAGGTTGTTCGTCAAGTGCTCCGCCCCCTTGCTGGAAGAATTTGCTCAAGGAGTTCGAAGAGTTAACGTCAGATGAAGTGACTTCACTCTGGGATTCCAAAATCGACTTCAACTCTCTGGTGGAGACGAATCTGGTTTTCGAGGCGGACCGTGAGAAGATGAGGAATATTGGCTTGAAGGAAGCTTGTCAGGCTATGATGACTAAGGGTTTGGAGATTGCTGCTATCTCCAAGATGATTGAGCTCGAGTCTGCTGGATTTGATGGCCTTGCCAGTGCCAAACTTGTtgaagggaaagaaaaagaaattggaaagATGAAAGCAACACTGAAACTGTTGGATAAGTCCAACAAGGCTAATGAGAAGAAAGCCGCTGACTTGGCTTCAGAAATTGGAAGTTTGAAGAAGACCGCTGAAGAAAACAATGCTTCTATTCAAGCATTGACTAAAGAAAATGAGAAGACAAAGGCTGATCTTACTCAAATGACTACTGTGCGCAACCAAGTGCTTGAAGAAAATTCCAATTTAAAAACAGAAGTTGCTGAACTGAAGTGCTCTGTCTTAGATCAACTGGAAGCTGGCTTCGCCAAGGCGATACAGCAAATCTCCTTTCTCAATCCTGACCTGGCTATCAACTATGAGGGATCAAATCCCTACGCCCGAATTGTGGATAACAAATTGATTAGCCCGGATAACGCGGATGGAGAAGgcgaagatgaagatgaagatgaagaagaggaagaaggagaaggaaaaaAGAACGAAGAAGCAAATGTCAAcaacaaagaaggagaaggagaaaacaACTAA
- the LOC130712859 gene encoding uncharacterized protein LOC130712859: protein MDSGLSRKIGEGNDVKFWSENWLGSGTLKDKFGRLFCLSTQQHHTVNQMGTWVNGSWLWELHWRRILLDRENIMVTELLNSISSCTLSEGVLDDWIWTKEEGGHFSVKSAYLLLQGEVSEPDNQCFRKLWAVKAPSNVLALAWKVFLNRIQSKVNLSRRGILLDPSQILCPFCAQAEETTTHLIFTCIHSWHVWHRVLQWLGISTVLPEEGKNHFLSFQDSYNARDRKKGMSFIWLSTVWFLWHLRNSIIFQGEVADFSLALDTIQFKSWLWLKGKAKGFYFSSYEWASNPLICLGSL, encoded by the coding sequence ATGGATAGTGGCCTTAGTAGGAAGATCGGGGAGGGGAATGATGTGAAGTTTTGGAGTGAGAATTGGCTGGGATCAGGTACTTTGAAGGATAAGTTTGGGAGACTTTTTTGTCTCTCTACTCAGCAACATCACACAGTTAATCAAATGGGAACATGGGTCAATGGTTCTTGGCTTTGGGAGCTACATTGGAGAAGAATTCTTCTGGATAGAGAGAACATTATGGTTACAGAACTTCTGAATTCCATTTCCTCTTGTACTCTATCTGAAGGTGTTTTAGACGATTGGATTTGGACAAAAGAAGAAGGGGGTCACTTCTCTGTCAAGTCTGCCTATCTTTTGCTACAAGGGGAGGTTTCTGAACCTGATAACCAGTGCTTTCGAAAGCTTTGGGCTGTGAAGGCACCCTCCAATGTGCTGGCTTTGGCATGGAAAGTGTTCTTAAACCGAATTCAATCAAAGGTAAACCTTAGTAGAAGAGGTATCCTTTTAGATCCATCCCAAATTTTGTGCCCTTTCTGCGCTCAAGCTGAGGAAACAACTACGCATCTCATCTTTACCTGCATTCATTCATGGCATGTGTGGCATCGAGTGCTTCAATGGCTGGGTATTTCCACTGTTTTGCCCGAGGAAGGGAAAAATCACTTCCTGTCTTTCCAGGACAGTTATAACGCAAGAGATAGGAAGAAGGGCATGAGCTTCATTTGGCTATCAACTGTGTGGTTTTTATGGCACCTCAGGAACAGTATCATTTTCCAAGGTGAAGTTGCTGATTTTTCCTTGGCACTTGATACCATCCAATTTAAATCCTGGTTGTGGCTTAAAGGCAAAGCAAAAGGATTCTATTTTTCCTCTTATGAATGGGCTTCAAATCCTTTAATTTGCTTGGGGAGTCTCTGA
- the LOC130712860 gene encoding uncharacterized protein LOC130712860, whose product MWRIFQDWGRVWEVFIPNKRDKGGNRFGFVRFSDVTEPSLLARKLDKVFIGNMKLFVNIPKFSKPHRDRSIHNGPRKIPFHGTESRVPVPGEYKQALLSGLEPQMKVKEGGYVTKQNKEKAPLENRKALKAPLETNSMQWQISGFNLDGNIQSWLAKSWVGKLRKLSDINTLQQNFILQGFRTLKVRYLGDFIVLLSGEGEEDLSNTFHDMDNWLSSTFEELNPWKPIPFSDHRVTWLRCFGIPLHLWNHICFSTLIASFGSLVALDDATLSFDRVEFARLRIRTKNL is encoded by the coding sequence ATGTGGAGAATTTTTCAAGATTGGGGAAGAGTCTGGGAAGTTTTCATCCCAAACAAGAGGGATAAAGGTGGAAACCGCTTTGGTTTCGTGCGTTTTTCCGACGTGACAGAACCTTCTCTGCTGGCAAGGAAGCTTGACAAGGTGTTTATTGGTAATATGAAACTCTTCGTCAACATCCCTAAGTTCTCGAAACCTCATAGGGATAGGAGCATCCACAACGGACCTCGGAAGATTCCCTTCCACGGAACGGAGTCGCGCGTCCCTGTTCCCGGTGAATACAAACAGGCCCTCTTGAGTGGTTTGGAGCCACAGATGAAAGTGAAAGAAGGAGGTTATGTCACTAAGCAGAATAAGGAGAAAGCACCTTTGGAGAACAGAAAGGCTCTGAAGGCCCCTTTGGAGACAAACTCCATGCAGTGGCAGATAAGTGGCTTTAACCTGGATGGAAACATTCAGAGTTGGCTCGCTAAGAGCTGGGTGGGAAAACTCAGGAAGCTAAGCGATATTAACACTCTCCAACAAAACTTCATCTTGCAAGGATTCAGAACCTTGAAAGTGAGGTATTTGGGGGACTTCATTGTTTTACTTTCTGGGGAAGGGGAGGAAGACTTAAGCAACACATTCCACGACATGGATAATTGGTTATCCTCCACTTTTGAAGAATTGAACCCTTGGAAACCTATCCCTTTCTCTGACCACAGAGTGACTTGGCTTCGCTGCTTTGGCATTCCACTTCATCTCTGGAATCATATTTGCTTCAGCACCCTCATAGCAAGTTTTGGTTCTTTGGTGGCTCTGGATGATGCCACCCTCTCTTTCGATAGGGTGGAGTTTGCACGACTGAGGATTAGAACTAAGAACCTGTAA